One uncultured Tolumonas sp. genomic window carries:
- a CDS encoding D-amino-acid transaminase, with protein sequence MSRIVYVDGQYVDEKEAKISVFDRGFLFADAVYEVTAVLNGKLVEFAGHLERLQRSCRELSLAMPVSAAQLKTIHEELIKKNNLVEGGIYLQISRGNAGDRDFAFPSAEVKPTLVLFTQSRPVIDSPKVQTGIKVVTMPDIRWHRRDIKTVGLLAPCLAKEYAHANDADDAFLVENGFITEGSSSNAYIVLADNTIVTRPLSNDILHGITRKALLVLAARDGIKVEERLFTPDEAYHAKEAFISSATTFVWPVVSIDGKPVGDGKPGPISLRLRDIYVELAKAEVA encoded by the coding sequence ATGAGTCGCATTGTGTATGTTGATGGTCAGTATGTTGACGAGAAAGAGGCAAAAATCTCGGTATTCGATCGCGGTTTTCTGTTTGCTGATGCGGTGTATGAAGTCACGGCAGTATTAAACGGCAAGCTGGTGGAATTTGCGGGTCACTTGGAACGTTTGCAGCGTTCTTGCCGTGAATTATCGCTGGCGATGCCGGTTTCCGCAGCGCAGTTGAAAACCATCCATGAAGAGTTGATCAAAAAGAACAATCTGGTGGAAGGCGGCATTTATCTGCAGATCAGCCGTGGTAATGCCGGTGATCGTGATTTTGCGTTTCCTTCTGCGGAAGTAAAACCGACGCTGGTGCTGTTTACTCAATCACGCCCGGTGATCGACAGCCCGAAAGTGCAAACCGGTATCAAAGTCGTCACTATGCCGGATATCCGCTGGCACCGCCGTGATATCAAAACCGTTGGTTTGCTGGCCCCGTGTCTGGCGAAAGAGTATGCCCATGCCAATGATGCCGATGATGCATTCCTGGTAGAAAACGGCTTTATCACCGAAGGCAGCTCGAGCAATGCTTATATTGTGCTGGCGGATAACACCATCGTAACGCGCCCATTAAGTAACGACATTTTGCATGGTATTACCCGTAAAGCACTGTTGGTACTGGCAGCCCGCGACGGTATCAAAGTAGAAGAGCGCCTGTTCACCCCTGATGAAGCTTATCACGCGAAAGAAGCGTTTATCAGCTCAGCCACCACCTTTGTCTGGCCGGTGGTCAGCATTGATGGCAAACCAGTGGGGGATGGCAAACCGGGCCCAATCTCGTTGCGGTTGCGCGATATTTACGTGGAGCTAGCAAAAGCGGAAGTGGCTTAA